TCATACCATGTAAATTTAAATAGATTAACCAATCCAGCTTATCTGTTTtaagattgaataaaaaaaaattacccaaGACTAGAGTCCGGATGGACCTCGACACCTAGATGTTCGAGATGCTTGTGAGTTGGATCATTTCGTTAGTCATTTCCTGATCTCAAGGATTTACAGTTTCCTCAATCTGTATCCTGGAAGACACTAGAGATCTTGGAGGATATATGTCGACGCTGCACAGGACTCTGAATAgagcatgcatatatatcatcccaaattaagaaatcagatacttttttttatacttcATCCCAGATACTTCAAATAGTTTCAACATGAATTTCGAAAACCCACTTGAATTATCAACGGGCAATGGCTCACATGAGTCGTATCATATTCTAATActgattaaaataatatatttctcATGTCAAACTAAAATCAGCAAAACCCAGATGCCAGATCCAAAAACCCAAACACACACGCCATAAATTAACCCCCCAAGAAACCCAAAAAGCAAAACCCATTGACCACATTTAACCGCAAACGAAACACGATAAGCGTTCAATCAAATTCCATTCAGCCGATCACCTTAGGCTTCAGATCCGACCCGTACCCGAACTTCCAATCCCTGAAATACGGGAAGGCAGTCGAGCGGCTCTGACCCAGAAGATCGACGCAATCGGAAGAGCGAGACGATTGGGAGGGTTCGGCGCCAGAAACATCCATGCCCGGGAACTCGTTATGTTGTGGTGACCAGCGGGTAATCGGGTCGTTGAGGCCGCCCCGCCATTGAAGAATGAAGGCAAAGGAAGCGAGTATCAACGAGAGGATTGTTAGGAGCAAGAGCAAGCGAGAAGTGAAGGACTGCGTAGAAgacgaggaagaagaagaagaggaggttgTGGGTCTGACGTTAGAGTGAAGACCCGCCATGAGAGGTTGAGGAAAGAGAAAGTTTTATGAGTATATATGTATGCCAGGTATTTTGTATATACTAGCtagcgagagagagggagggaggagaaGTTGAAATCTGAAAGGACAACGAAACCATTATAGAAGCCGTTTTGTCGTTGGGCGTTATTCTGAGTCCTGACTGCCGGGGCCGGTTTCGGTTTCTTTctgttttcaaatttatttattttttttaaaaatgaattcttttgatttaaaatatgagCGGTGCTACTCACTCCACCTTCCgttgaattttgtttttaaatttttttaatatatttaaatatatatatttttaaaatatgtcaatatatttaaaaataatttcttaattattaaataaaaaaattaatcagcTATTAACTGGAACGGTACATTTGGAGCAGGCGGTATGGTAgtgtttttctaaaaatatttatgatcaATTATACTTTTGCCTTCGTTTGAGtacaaaggaaaaatatagttacaagcacaattgtatactaatctgtgcatcaatgtgatgtaattggtcaaagataaatttgattgaaaacagtattagtTACAGTTTACACGGACTTccaataagttattttataaaaaatattctttatttaaatacaattatataaaaaattgtaaaatatttatggGGGCAGGCATGCTATTTGGTGATCGTGAAATGTGATGAGCTGTAAGGTTTACGCAAGACTAACTTGATTTTTagcttttggttttttgtttttgtttcgtctttgttctttctttatttttatggtAGTGGGTGCTTAGGGTGTGGTTTTTTGGGTCATTCAGAGAGGTTTGGTTCCTTTTTCAATCCTAAACACAGCTGTCCATTGAGGATGACGACTCACCATACAGATAGATAATCATATCCTTTGAATAATAGAACTGATCTCTCTaccatattttacaaaaaaaaagaaagaaatacaaTGCAATATCCAACGTTCGAATTATCCTTATTTTTCCCTCAAAGGTAGCAGAAAGAGCAACATGACTTGCAACCTGCAGGGAGCAATGATACATTGATAGTATGGAAGGTCTTGATTTGCTTGCACATGGTGTCTGTAATGCTGCTAACTGTTTATTTACttcaattatttgttttattaaattgtgcaatgtttttctcaatacaacaatgttattagccaaaaacaaaaaaaaaccctatCTCTCCTCAAGCTTGAAGTTCAAGTCCCcttaggtgcaaacaatctttatGAGCCAGAGGACTGAGGGATTTTTCCATTGAATTAACCGAGATGCAGTGGCAGAAAACTCTTtaccgagggcctgtgcacctcCGAAATTAGTCGGGTAGAATCAATGTGATGTAATGAGTGAGAGAATGTTTTGGACAACCCTATTTTTGGCGCTGTATAGTTTATATCACCTCTTCAATAGCTTGAGTACATCCCCAACCAGATGCAATGATCCAGTGACAAGAACCTGTAAATCAGCAAATAAGTACAAAAAATACCTGGTTAGCATGAGTTTTTCACCGTCTGTCCAGATGCATGCGGGTTAAACTGTCATCATAAGGTTGCATatcattgttattattattgctGACAAAATTTATGCAATTATAATGCATGACTTACATCCAGATAATCTGTGCACACCAGGCTTATTCTTAAAATTCAGATACAGAAGCTGCAACCAGCTAACAAAACGGAAaaaattttcttgtatttaAGGAAGAGTCAGACGAAATTTTCAGGACTAATTAGCCCAATCTATATTTCCACAACCCCATATGCTGCCTAGGTCTTTCCCAAAATCAAGTTAAAGTAAGAACAATTTGTCATCTCAGATAGTAATCTTGCCTGAACTTTTAAGGATGGGTTTTGTTTGACACAATCTCGCAGCCATTTTATCGTCAATGGCAATGAAGGCATTACTGCACTGCAAGCAAAATAATTATCCACAGGACTGCAATGAGAAGCATCCAGGTAAAGAAATTCATGAGGTGGTACAATTGCTGTATTGTCCATCCTGGCACCCTTGTCATGAAAAGTACCTACTTCTGCATGTGAACAGAACAGCAGCTTGCTGGTCAGATCATACCTTAAAGGCTTTAATGTAGCAATTATTTCAAGTGCATGTTCAACTCAAACCCATACAAAACAAGTattcagaaaagaaaacatggaCTTGATAATTTTTGCTTCCCAGGGTATAAGAGCACACTGCCACTATTTCACCATTTAATAAGgaaaatttctatttaaaaGCAGGTGCGGAGAACACACATTCCACATCATTGATAAGGCATTATTTGATTTGCAAGAAAGATTTAAAAATCTGAATATTGCAAATCAAATATTGCCACGTAACCAGTGTGGATGGTGTGTTTTCTACACTGGCTTGCAAGTAGAAGAACTCTTTAATAAGTTTGGGTGAGTTACTGTTACATAAATCCTTTTAGTTAAGAAGTCCGGGCTCCCTTTCTATATCATGGTGGTGTGCTTTGAATGTTTACCAAGATGGAACCCAAAGCTCAGTAAAAGAATGCGATTGATCCCAACATGAACAATTATtaaatcaaactcattaatgagttcTGCACATAACttcatcttttttaattttatttttatgtaaaaattaaataaaaaaacaaaataggaaGGCAAAATCCTTAGTGCATACGAGTTTGTAAAAAGGACAAAAAGTAAAGAAATTTAATGTATTTAGGGACCTGTTTGCTTTTTGTTtgtctttgtttcttttttcaatataaTACTGCAGGTAATTAGTTACAAAGGTGAGCCTCTAAATACATTAAACTCCTCTTTCATGGAGCAAGTGACACCCGTTCAAAGAAACGTTGATTTACCCCTTTCAAAGATATGTGATTGATAAACAGGAAGTGAAATTGTTGACATTAATTAACAGTAAGCCAAGAAGATGGGGAATACCTTTCCCATGGATAATCTTCTCCCAAAGTCTCTGGAGGTTAAATTGCCAAGACAAATCCCTCCCAGAGATATCTGAAGGAATGACTGAGGCACCATAAGTAACCTTGTTATATGTTGACATACTTGGTACAAAAAGTGCTTTTGCAAAGTGAGTTCCTGCACATAATCATATATGATCCTCAATGCATGCTTGTAACTTGTGTCATGCCATGCAGAAATCTtcttgaaaaggaaaataaggCTATGTTTTCATGCAGTCATTTATAAGCAGGAAATCCAAGAATCAAAAGACCTCCTCATTTATCCATACTCCATGTACCAATGGCTTTCGGGAGCAAATGGCATTCCAACCCCACAAGAATAGAGTAGTGGGTGAGATATAGGATTGAAGTCCATTGAAATGCTAGAGATACTTaccaataataacaataataaaaagaatccTAGCCATTGGAACTATAAAAAATTTCCATTTATTATTTTCAGGGACCTCCACTGACAAAATCAACAGGCATTTGCTTCTACAGTTATTCTCCAGCAGTCttgataagagtattttaattaataaatttgttaTAAAGAGCTAGAGACACAACCCAGGTACACAGGCATTATTGCTAACATTATATTGTTAATAGATATTTTCTGGAAATTCTTCTCACAGAATCAAGTAGAATTTGTTTCCATGTTTTGTCCATAATGTAGAATGAAGCATGTGAATTACCATACTTTATTTTTCAGTGTATTACGCCAcagctttatttattttcgttTCCAAAGAAATAGTAGATTACTAGTcttttaaagatgagtactgATTCAGATGCGCTGTGATGAAGTGACATGATTTCAGGGTTAGGAAGAATACTTACGAGAAGAGGAGGTAAATTGGGGTAGATGAGAAGACATGTTGCATACGGTTCAGCAAGCAAATATCTTTTGATAAgtgatgtaattttatataaaacgcTAAGGGTTGCCACCCAAGAGCACAAAAAGCATACAATAGGAAACACCCAACTAGagggatgaagaagaaaaagaacacaATTCCACGAAGTCTAGAAAGCTCTATGGTCATGGAAACATTGTGCACCCTCATCCAAACATAAAGAGAATTGAACATAATGGCTCTTAATTCTAAGACCGTCCTCTCACAATCTTAGAAGGTCTGAGCATTATTTTcctatcaaatacaaaaatcaagcACAAGGGGGACCATGCTCCAAAACCCTAAAATGCTACCAACATGTGGATTAGCGTTATTTGGTTGCAAAAGGGGCTTCCAGAGGGATACAATCATGTGGGATGGGAGGGTGGTGACGAAAATTTGAGGACTGTATGGGGGAGTATACAATAGCATGCAGCTTTGAAACTGTTGTTGACAACTTTGAATGGACTTGTGCATGTGCTTATGCTCCTGATATTGATCATGATAACACTATTCATTCGAGTCTGAATTAGTGATACCTGATGAAGCACATGTACTTGCAAGCCGTGGAAGTAGAATATGAGGGTCTCTCACATCCATGCAATTGAACAAAAGAATCTGCAATGAGTGATAAATACAGTATGTGAGGAGCCAATTAAATCTATCATACGCCACATAGAAATGGGCAAAAGTGTCTATCAAGAAATATATAAGCTGGATCACCATAAGCTGTCCAAAGACACCTCAAAACATGAACCCTGAAACTAACTCTGGCTGTTTATTATGGGTTTTACCCgctttaatgatttttctgactCCTCCATGCTCCTGATTTCATGTTGGATGTTACCATTCCCCCAGACTTCCTCCAAATTTCTATCCttaaatgaagaagatgatttcTTGTTTTCATTCACAGCACTAGAGAACCAATTGGCACAAACTTCCATGCTCTCGGGACTATGAGCTCCATCCAAGTAGAAAATCAGATCTCCACAAGAAGTTTCAGACAGTTTTAATGAATCACTGGATTTGGAGTGAGTGTCATAAAAAGTCTGAGCCCTTCCAGAAATTTGTGCGGTTGAAAGACCTCTTAGAAAAGCCTCAGGCAAATCTGCTTCCTGGGTATCCTGATTTTATAATCCACAAAGTTGACACAGTAAAATGTGGGAGGAAAGAAAATACAGtacaatagaaaaagaaattaaaaaagaacaaaactacCATTCTTAACCCCCAGAGTACcaatgtaaaaagaaaaaaaaaaaattctttcaagTGTAACTAAAACAGTAACAGTAAAAGGTTACATGATCGTTCTGTTTTTCTTCCTCTGTAAGATAATACAATTCACTGAACAATATCAAACCTGTCACTTCACCCTCCACTTGTTGTGAGAAAATGATATGCTATTGTGCCCAAAGGCCATTGGTTTACATGAAATAGTTGACACCAAAAATATCCTTTTTGTGGTCTTATGAAACCAAGGTGCTTGGCTCCAGCCCACTAAGAAGAAAAACACTCTCTCTCCCCCAAATCAAACCCCCCGGCACATATGGGTACATTTTCATCAAATATTTAACAAATTGTATAACATTCTACCACCCTCTCATGATGAAAACCAAGAAGATTCTGTGAATTTACAAGCCTGTAGAGATATTGATATATAGTTTGCATGTAAAGCAAAATTGCAGTGGCGTATGAATTTCAACCAACATTTTGGAATGGCTTTTCCCAATTCCCTGTTCTTTGAAGCCAACATTTACAAAGGGAAACTGCAAGACCAGCATTAATGAACTGATGATCACCAGACAAGCCAAGCTTCAAGCCATCCAACTTTTTGTTATCAAAAGGTGCCACTACTTTCAATGGGACCtgcaatttataattaataatcaaTCATTTATATCACTATCAATTTACCAGTCCATGTATGAGTGTGGGTTGTGTGTTCATGCAGGCCTGTGTGTTTGAGTGTGTATATGCATAAATTACAGTAGTCCTGCTAAGATTGTTTGAACCCATATCTAATTGCAGTTGCACCTgaaagatctttttttttttttttaattagcacCAGGGCGTCTGAGAACAGAGTCTCGACCAATCCCTGGGGTGCACATGCACTCGGTaaggagtttcctgcaagtgcacctcaggtaattcaagCATGTGTATGAATTAAACCTAGActaattgttttattatttttagtatatttcagaataatgagaataaaaaaaaacatatgatGATAGTAGTCACTTCTCCAGATTGGCAGGTATTTTCAGTAATCTTCCTTCTTGAATCTATCCTCACAAAAAATTCCAGATTATATAAGGACAGAGCTGTTAGATAACTAGACTTATTAAAGGATCAGACTAGATAGATACCTTTA
This genomic interval from Carya illinoinensis cultivar Pawnee chromosome 10, C.illinoinensisPawnee_v1, whole genome shotgun sequence contains the following:
- the LOC122279304 gene encoding folylpolyglutamate synthase-like isoform X1 translates to MSSQVTEKMESSVAVKEYLQGFPLPSSYEAAMEALSSLITGKKRGDKSSASTFGKLERMSEYLKILGLEEHLDGLKIIHVAGTKGKGSTCTFCEAILRECGFQTGLFTSPHLIDVRERFRINGLDVSEDKFLLYFWGCWYQLKENVTERLPMPPLFQFLTILAFKIFICEKVDVAIIEVGLGGTTDSTNVIKKPVVCGITSLGMDHTETLGNTLGEIASHKAGIFKPQIPAFTVRQLSEAMDVILERAHELKVPLKVVAPFDNKKLDGLKLGLSGDHQFINAGLAVSLCKCWLQRTGNWEKPFQNDTQEADLPEAFLRGLSTAQISGRAQTFYDTHSKSSDSLKLSETSCGDLIFYLDGAHSPESMEVCANWFSSAVNENKKSSSSFKDRNLEEVWGNGNIQHEIRSMEESEKSLKRILLFNCMDVRDPHILLPRLASTCASSGTHFAKALFVPSMSTYNKVTYGASVIPSDISGRDLSWQFNLQRLWEKIIHGKEVGTFHDKGARMDNTAIVPPHEFLYLDASHCSPVDNYFACSAVMPSLPLTIKWLRDCVKQNPSLKVQVLVTGSLHLVGDVLKLLKR
- the LOC122279304 gene encoding folylpolyglutamate synthase-like isoform X2; the protein is MWLELRERLDVSEDKFLLYFWGCWYQLKENVTERLPMPPLFQFLTILAFKIFICEKVDVAIIEVGLGGTTDSTNVIKKPVVCGITSLGMDHTETLGNTLGEIASHKAGIFKPQIPAFTVRQLSEAMDVILERAHELKVPLKVVAPFDNKKLDGLKLGLSGDHQFINAGLAVSLCKCWLQRTGNWEKPFQNDTQEADLPEAFLRGLSTAQISGRAQTFYDTHSKSSDSLKLSETSCGDLIFYLDGAHSPESMEVCANWFSSAVNENKKSSSSFKDRNLEEVWGNGNIQHEIRSMEESEKSLKRILLFNCMDVRDPHILLPRLASTCASSGTHFAKALFVPSMSTYNKVTYGASVIPSDISGRDLSWQFNLQRLWEKIIHGKEVGTFHDKGARMDNTAIVPPHEFLYLDASHCSPVDNYFACSAVMPSLPLTIKWLRDCVKQNPSLKVQVLVTGSLHLVGDVLKLLKR